A genomic segment from Lignipirellula cremea encodes:
- a CDS encoding PVC-type heme-binding CxxCH protein — translation MKFSICFAAVCLLAVWALPGSALAQRDLRDIPDPDPELERASFVVADGFEVNLYASDPLIAKPIQMNFDAQGRLWIASSEVYPQVKPGQQANDKILIVEDRNGDGSADQTTVFAEGLLIPTGVAPGDGGAYVANSTELIHLRDTDHDGKADRRRVVLSGFGTEDTHHLLHTLQWGPDGALYMNQSIYIHSHVETPQGVQRLNGGGIWRFRPETFDLDVLCRGFVNPWGHQFDDWGQSFVTDGAYGEGINYAFPGSVFVASPGAPRRLEGLNPGSPKHCGLEIAGGAHLPDDWQGNMLTNDFRAHRVCRFVVSENGSGYVSRQETELIKSSHTAFRPIDVKMGPDGAIYIADWYNPIIQHGEVDFRDERRDHTHGRIWRVTAKDRPLLSPPHLITAGMEELLDQLKSTEPWVRQNAKMVLRARGAGAVVEPLEKWLSELESDDPRYEHHRLEALWTLQCVRHPSPGLLRELLGSPDHHVRAAAMRVLYRWRDAFEQPLPMMAAGALDPHPQVRLEAVRALARMESAQAAVYALAALDQPVDRFLDFALWQAMRDLQPYWLPAVIAGELKFNSVSQLMFAAQSAEASELAPLLLKQIEEETAPPEKHHELLEVIASLGGPAELGRVLELIVARAKTSPAQQAALLQALVENTTRLKTRPASDISKLGDLLLLNDPALQLATVSAIGAWEVEPLRSSIEKLAEEAEDSPARAAAITAVAQLGGPDSVEVLAKIARTHPQFVARQQAAAALAALDLSQAASLAVEILQAAPADLDPSTLIAALLSRKQGAAALVKALTDQQLPPDLARLAIREAQRAAQQAPAAIEALRNAGSLTERGWNAMEPDEFEQIVADVRQAGNPIHGEDIYRRAALNCQACHAIGGAGGRVGPDLASIGGSAPVDYLLESLIYPNKKIKENFHSLTIMTDEGQVLSGVFLRQTDKELVLRDANDREIATPLDAIEARREGRSLMPEGAVDLLTRAELTDLVRFLSELGKGDYAVGQDRVARRFEKLIWTAVGHKRLNRTSFDTAATDDPALSWQPLYAKVSGDTPLEGLPRFTPWGNVPPTSVVRCDLEVTEAGPISLVCQDTAGLALWVDGKPTPLDSETTLDLPSGQHRLTLTIDNNVRTTPLRLELNDIANSPAQAAWVTGK, via the coding sequence ATGAAATTCTCTATCTGCTTCGCCGCTGTTTGTCTCCTTGCGGTCTGGGCGTTGCCCGGTTCCGCGCTGGCCCAGCGCGACCTGCGCGATATCCCTGACCCGGATCCAGAACTGGAACGGGCCAGCTTTGTGGTGGCCGATGGTTTCGAGGTGAACCTGTACGCCTCGGATCCGCTGATCGCCAAACCGATCCAGATGAACTTCGACGCCCAGGGCCGGCTCTGGATTGCCAGCAGCGAAGTTTATCCCCAGGTCAAGCCAGGCCAGCAGGCGAACGACAAAATCCTGATCGTCGAAGACCGGAACGGCGACGGCTCCGCCGACCAGACGACCGTCTTTGCCGAGGGACTGCTGATCCCGACCGGCGTGGCGCCAGGCGACGGCGGCGCCTACGTCGCCAACAGCACCGAGCTCATCCACCTGCGCGACACCGACCACGACGGCAAAGCCGATCGGCGCCGCGTGGTGCTCTCTGGTTTTGGCACCGAAGACACCCATCACCTGCTGCACACGCTGCAGTGGGGACCCGACGGCGCCCTCTACATGAACCAGTCGATTTACATCCACAGCCATGTCGAAACGCCCCAAGGCGTGCAGCGACTCAACGGCGGCGGCATCTGGCGATTTCGCCCAGAAACGTTCGACCTGGATGTGCTCTGCCGCGGCTTTGTAAATCCCTGGGGGCACCAGTTCGACGACTGGGGTCAGTCGTTTGTGACCGACGGCGCCTATGGCGAAGGGATCAATTACGCCTTCCCTGGCAGCGTGTTCGTGGCTTCGCCGGGCGCCCCGCGGCGGCTGGAGGGTTTGAATCCCGGCAGCCCCAAACATTGCGGCCTGGAGATCGCCGGCGGCGCCCATCTGCCGGACGACTGGCAAGGGAACATGCTGACGAACGACTTCCGCGCCCACCGCGTTTGCCGGTTCGTCGTTTCTGAAAACGGCTCCGGGTATGTCTCCCGGCAAGAGACGGAACTGATCAAGTCCAGCCACACCGCCTTCCGCCCGATCGATGTCAAAATGGGCCCCGACGGCGCGATCTACATTGCCGACTGGTACAACCCGATCATCCAGCATGGCGAGGTCGACTTTCGCGACGAACGCCGCGACCATACGCATGGCCGCATCTGGCGGGTCACGGCAAAAGACCGGCCGCTGCTGTCGCCGCCGCACCTGATTACGGCCGGCATGGAAGAACTGCTCGACCAGCTTAAATCGACCGAGCCCTGGGTGCGGCAGAACGCCAAAATGGTGCTGCGGGCCCGCGGCGCCGGCGCGGTGGTGGAGCCGCTGGAGAAGTGGCTGTCGGAGCTGGAATCCGACGACCCGCGTTATGAACACCATCGCCTGGAAGCGTTGTGGACGCTGCAGTGCGTGCGTCACCCTTCGCCCGGGTTACTGCGGGAACTGCTGGGCTCGCCCGACCATCATGTCCGGGCGGCCGCCATGCGCGTGCTCTATCGCTGGCGCGATGCGTTTGAACAGCCGCTGCCGATGATGGCCGCTGGCGCCCTCGACCCGCATCCGCAAGTGCGCCTGGAAGCGGTTCGGGCGCTGGCCCGTATGGAGTCGGCGCAGGCCGCCGTCTATGCCCTGGCGGCGCTCGACCAGCCGGTCGACCGGTTCCTGGATTTCGCCTTGTGGCAAGCGATGCGGGACCTGCAGCCGTACTGGTTGCCGGCGGTGATCGCGGGCGAGCTGAAGTTTAATAGCGTGAGCCAGTTGATGTTCGCCGCCCAGTCGGCCGAAGCATCGGAGCTGGCTCCGCTTTTGCTCAAACAGATCGAAGAGGAAACTGCTCCGCCCGAGAAGCATCATGAACTGCTGGAAGTCATCGCCTCGCTCGGCGGCCCTGCCGAGTTAGGCCGCGTGCTGGAGCTGATCGTCGCCCGGGCCAAAACCTCGCCGGCCCAGCAGGCGGCCCTGCTGCAGGCGCTGGTCGAAAACACCACCCGTCTGAAAACGCGACCAGCCTCGGACATCAGCAAGCTGGGCGACCTGCTGCTGCTGAACGACCCGGCCCTGCAGCTGGCGACCGTGTCCGCCATTGGCGCCTGGGAAGTTGAACCGTTACGGTCCTCGATTGAAAAGCTGGCCGAAGAGGCCGAAGATTCACCGGCCAGGGCGGCCGCGATCACGGCCGTCGCCCAGCTGGGCGGACCGGACAGCGTCGAGGTGCTGGCGAAAATCGCCCGGACGCATCCGCAGTTTGTCGCCAGGCAACAAGCGGCTGCGGCGCTGGCTGCGCTCGATCTGTCGCAAGCCGCCAGCCTGGCGGTGGAGATACTGCAGGCGGCTCCGGCCGACCTGGACCCGTCGACTTTGATCGCGGCCCTGTTGTCGCGCAAGCAGGGCGCCGCCGCGCTGGTCAAGGCTTTGACCGACCAGCAGCTGCCGCCCGACCTGGCGCGGCTGGCCATTCGCGAAGCCCAACGAGCCGCCCAGCAGGCGCCGGCAGCGATCGAAGCGCTGCGCAACGCCGGCTCGCTGACCGAGCGGGGCTGGAACGCCATGGAACCGGACGAGTTTGAACAGATCGTCGCCGACGTTCGCCAGGCGGGCAACCCGATCCACGGCGAGGACATCTATCGCCGCGCCGCCCTCAACTGCCAGGCCTGTCATGCGATTGGCGGAGCCGGCGGCCGCGTTGGTCCCGACCTTGCCAGCATCGGCGGCAGCGCCCCGGTCGATTACCTGCTGGAATCGCTCATCTATCCCAACAAAAAGATCAAAGAGAACTTCCACTCCCTGACCATCATGACCGACGAAGGCCAGGTGCTGTCGGGCGTGTTCCTGCGACAGACCGACAAAGAGCTGGTCCTGCGGGACGCCAACGACCGGGAGATCGCCACCCCGCTCGACGCCATCGAAGCCCGCCGCGAAGGCCGCTCCCTGATGCCCGAAGGCGCCGTCGATCTGCTCACCCGGGCGGAGCTCACCGACCTGGTTCGCTTCCTGTCGGAACTCGGCAAAGGCGATTACGCCGTGGGGCAGGATCGTGTCGCCCGGCGCTTTGAGAAGCTGATCTGGACGGCGGTCGGACACAAGCGGCTCAACCGCACCAGTTTCGACACGGCCGCCACCGACGACCCGGCCCTGTCCTGGCAACCGCTGTACGCCAAAGTTTCGGGCGATACTCCCCTGGAAGGGCTGCCGCGGTTTACTCCCTGGGGTAATGTGCCGCCGACCAGCGTGGTGCGTTGCGACCTGGAAGTGACGGAAGCGGGGCCGATCAGCCTGGTCTGCCAGGATACGGCGGGACTGGCGTTATGGGTCGACGGCAAGCCGACGCCGCTGGATTCAGAAACGACGCTCGATCTGCCGTCGGGCCAGCATCGGCTGACCCTCACCATCGACAACAACGTGCGGACCACGCCGCTGCGGCTGGAACTGAACGACATCGCCAACTCGCCGGCC
- a CDS encoding GDSL-type esterase/lipase family protein, which translates to MLLLSAIALPVQADPDLPAESASAVAEVDAAAPPATETQATETQATETQATETQATETQETETRGADPADEAEDAREDAVLDADEDPAGAAANESGFQLHDGDRVVWLGSTFVERMQTHDFLETLLSTAPREQPVLFRNLGWSGDTARGHSRALFGKPDDGFKRLLHDVELCEPTVIIIAYGGNAAHAGAAGVAAFMLDMDRLLDELQKHSARIVLLSPYRYENLGPPLPDPAAYNEALPLYAGVLQAAAKARDLTYIDFLQPLGEPAKQNSSAPLEQLTDNGVHFSPYGYWRTAPILAKALGVTPAAWWMAFDVEESDPPRSGGVVASDVVAGPTSLSFTAVDAQLPTLPAPANSPVGADLLAPQARLRVDGLAPGRYGLQVDGKPLIAATHEHWGRGVDFRRTYSYEQLRLLRKAIHEKNTLFFHRHRPQNETYLFLFRQHEQGNNAAEVPQFDPLVEEKENSIFRLQRPVPHRFELIRLEDSP; encoded by the coding sequence TTGCTGCTTCTGTCAGCGATCGCCTTGCCTGTCCAGGCAGATCCCGACTTGCCCGCCGAGTCCGCCAGCGCTGTCGCAGAAGTCGACGCCGCGGCGCCACCGGCGACGGAAACCCAGGCGACGGAAACCCAGGCGACGGAAACCCAGGCGACGGAAACCCAGGCGACGGAAACCCAGGAAACAGAAACGCGCGGCGCCGATCCGGCGGACGAAGCAGAAGACGCCCGTGAGGACGCCGTCCTCGATGCGGACGAAGATCCGGCCGGCGCTGCAGCGAACGAATCGGGTTTCCAACTGCATGACGGCGACCGGGTCGTCTGGCTGGGTTCGACCTTTGTAGAGCGGATGCAAACGCACGACTTTCTGGAGACCCTGCTGAGCACCGCTCCGCGAGAGCAACCGGTGCTGTTTCGCAACCTGGGCTGGAGCGGCGATACGGCCCGCGGCCACTCCCGGGCGTTGTTCGGCAAACCCGACGACGGCTTTAAACGCCTGCTGCACGACGTTGAGTTGTGCGAGCCGACGGTGATCATTATCGCTTACGGTGGGAACGCTGCCCATGCGGGCGCGGCCGGAGTGGCGGCCTTTATGCTCGACATGGATCGCCTGCTGGACGAACTGCAAAAACACTCGGCGCGGATCGTGTTGCTCTCGCCGTATCGGTACGAAAACCTGGGTCCGCCGTTGCCCGATCCGGCCGCCTACAACGAGGCGCTCCCCCTGTATGCGGGCGTCCTGCAGGCTGCCGCCAAAGCGCGGGATCTGACCTACATTGACTTCCTGCAGCCTCTGGGCGAGCCGGCCAAACAGAATTCTTCGGCCCCGCTGGAACAGCTGACCGACAACGGCGTGCACTTCTCGCCCTATGGTTACTGGCGGACGGCCCCTATCCTGGCCAAAGCGCTGGGCGTTACGCCAGCGGCCTGGTGGATGGCGTTTGATGTCGAAGAAAGCGATCCACCCCGATCCGGCGGAGTCGTCGCCAGCGACGTTGTCGCCGGCCCGACGTCGCTTTCTTTCACTGCAGTCGATGCGCAATTGCCGACGCTGCCGGCGCCAGCCAACTCGCCAGTGGGCGCCGACCTGCTGGCGCCGCAGGCCCGGTTACGGGTCGACGGCCTGGCTCCGGGACGTTACGGTCTGCAGGTCGACGGCAAGCCGCTGATCGCCGCCACCCATGAACACTGGGGCCGCGGCGTCGACTTCCGCCGGACCTACAGTTACGAACAGCTGCGGCTGCTGCGGAAAGCGATCCATGAAAAGAACACCCTGTTCTTTCATCGGCATCGGCCCCAGAACGAAACGTACCTGTTTCTGTTCCGCCAGCACGAACAAGGGAACAACGCGGCGGAAGTTCCGCAATTTGACCCGCTGGTGGAAGAGAAAGAAAACAGCATCTTCCGCCTGCAGCGTCCTGTGCCGCATCGCTTTGAATTGATTCGCCTCGAAGACTCGCCCTAA
- a CDS encoding DUF2892 domain-containing protein has translation MLPATTERVAVNTPDCINEKIRRRTDEHIAYYAQASRAAIDARLLELDEEWDIERTLETNAAAVSLVGLTLGATVSRKWFLFPGVVAAFLMQHAVQGWCPPVPLFRRLGIRTAAEIAEERYALKALRGDFRQVSQESADGPCALEAIEAVRM, from the coding sequence ATGCTTCCCGCCACCACCGAACGCGTTGCTGTGAATACGCCCGACTGTATCAACGAGAAAATTCGCCGTCGGACCGATGAGCACATCGCCTATTACGCCCAGGCCAGTCGCGCGGCGATTGATGCCCGGCTGTTGGAACTCGACGAGGAATGGGATATCGAACGCACCCTGGAGACGAACGCCGCCGCCGTGTCGCTGGTGGGGCTCACGCTGGGCGCAACGGTCAGCCGTAAATGGTTTCTCTTCCCGGGCGTGGTCGCTGCCTTTTTGATGCAGCACGCGGTGCAGGGCTGGTGCCCGCCCGTTCCGCTTTTTCGCCGGCTGGGCATTCGCACCGCGGCCGAGATCGCTGAAGAGCGGTACGCCCTGAAAGCACTTCGCGGCGATTTCCGCCAGGTGTCCCAGGAAAGCGCCGATGGGCCCTGCGCCCTGGAAGCGATTGAAGCGGTCCGCATGTAA
- a CDS encoding DsrE family protein: MMKAALWMLPLLLTSCFALSQSADAAEPGAELPYQYPLIKDYGGVLHIPDAAQTPRPGSKVVIDITSGDRTGDVLKGLGRAALVLNLFAQAGVEDSCKVAIVLHGAATSAALSHQAYAAHTPVANDVSRIATNPDLELIRRLRQAGAEVYVCGQAMAKRGYAVKDAAPEVTVAVSAAIVNINLQNAGYAILTFH; encoded by the coding sequence ATGATGAAAGCTGCCTTGTGGATGCTGCCCCTCCTCTTAACCTCCTGCTTTGCTCTTAGCCAGTCAGCGGATGCTGCGGAACCTGGCGCGGAACTCCCTTACCAGTATCCGCTGATTAAAGATTATGGCGGCGTGCTGCACATTCCCGACGCGGCCCAAACGCCCCGGCCAGGCTCGAAAGTGGTGATCGACATCACCTCGGGCGATCGGACGGGCGACGTGTTGAAAGGGCTCGGCCGTGCGGCCCTGGTGCTGAATCTGTTCGCCCAGGCAGGCGTGGAGGACTCCTGTAAAGTGGCGATAGTGCTGCATGGTGCGGCCACCAGTGCGGCTCTTTCCCATCAGGCGTACGCAGCCCACACGCCGGTCGCGAACGACGTTTCGCGGATTGCGACCAACCCTGACCTGGAGTTGATCCGCCGGCTACGCCAGGCCGGCGCGGAAGTTTACGTGTGCGGCCAGGCGATGGCCAAACGGGGCTACGCCGTGAAAGACGCGGCGCCGGAAGTGACGGTCGCCGTTTCCGCCGCTATCGTGAACATCAACCTGCAGAACGCCGGTTACGCCATTCTGACGTTCCACTAA